The Phormidium sp. PBR-2020 DNA segment AAAACGATTTTGGCAATTAGTCACAGTGAACAGGACTGTGATGAGATTGCCGATTTAGTGACGCGGGAAGTGCGCTTAAGCAACGAAAATGGGGAGGTGGAAATCCAAGAATTTCCTCGCTATCAGGCGCTTCTCAACTATTGTACTGAGTTAGAAGAGGTAGCAAAAAGTAACTCCGAGTCAGGTTCTGAGGTGGAACCGTCGTCAACTGCTGAATCCGACCCTGGAAACTTTAGTTTCAAAGCCTTTTGGGGACAACTCTATGTAGAACTCTTGCAAAGCTTTCGCAAGGTTGACACCATTGTTATCGGCCTAGGCTTAGCAATTTTTGCGGGAGTCTCCATTGAACAGAATACCCCAGATCATTTTAAATCCCTAGTGGCGGCTTCTCTAGCGGGGTTAGTCATTTTTGTCTGTGTGAGTCAATTTGGGGTTAAGATTGCCTCAGAACGCGATCGCGGCTGGTTAAAGTTACTGCGTATCACTCCCCTGTCCTTCACCACCTATCTAGCCGCCAAAGTCGGGAATTTCCTCGTCTTCGCCTCCTTAATGACGGGATTCGCCTTTGTCAGTGGTTGGGGTGCGAGTCAGTTTAGCGAAACCAGTTCCTTCATTTGGGAACCTTGGATGGTTTACCTGAGCTTTATCCTAGTCTTAGGGGTGGTTCCCTTCGCGATTTTTAGCTTTAGCTTGGGATATCTGTTTAAAACTGAATCTCTCAGTTGGGCCATTTTGGCGTTTCTTGCCATGATGGCCGTTAGCTTTGGCTTCAACGTCTCTCAGTTAGTCCCTGAATCCTTCCAACCCTGGGTTGGCGATGTGGTTCTGTTCCTCCCCACCTATCACTATGGCCAACTCGTGGCCTGGATGGGAGAAATCGAACTAAAGAATGAACTAGAAAATATATTCCGCTTCGATGGCTACCATTGGATTCATATCCTCTGGCTGCTGTGGTGGACGGTTGTGGCGGGGATGTTCGCGCGCTGGGTGTACCGTCGCGAACAACTCTCGGGATAGGGGATGATTTTTGAGGGCGATCGGCTACAATTTTGGCATGGATTTACTGCGATCGCTCCCCCTCGGACTCTACCTGGAAAAACCCATCACCTGGCTACACCGCCTGGATGCGCGAGTCAAACTCGCCTGGTTGATGAGTTTCCTGCTAACCCCAGTTCTCGCTCACGAAGTTTGGCGGCTGGGGTTAGTGGTGTTGCTGATTCTGCTCACCCTAGCGGCCCGCATTCCCCTACGGGTTTGGCGACAACAGATGGGATGGTTACTCTTCATCTGTATGACGATTCTTGTTGTCGGTTCCATCACCCCCGACGGCCTTCCCAACACCCATCAACCCCGACTCCCCCAGGATGAACTGAATTTTCCTCAGCAAGAGATTACCCCGCCTCCCGAAGACTCTCGCAACCCCTGGTATAACCCCTTCGGCTGGGGAACAGGGGAGACTGAGACTGACACCTCGGCGGCGGAAGAAGATGAAGAACTCCCCCAACCGACGGACTATCGCTATATTCTCCTCGAACAACCTCCCCTGAGAGTCACTCGCCAATCCCTATCTCTGGCGATTCGCATCAGTACCCTGCTGTTTACCCTCATCTACAGCACTAATCTCTATCTCCTCACCACCGCACCCGAAGCCATTACCGATGGTTTAGAAGATTTGATGCAACCCCTACGCCGCTTTGGGGTTCCCGTCACAGAAATCGCGCTTACCCTGACGCTGTCGTTGCGATTTCTCCCCCTGGTGTTGGAGGAAATCCAGAACTTAGGCCGTTCCGTGCAAACTCGGGCCATCAATTGGAAAAAACTCGGGTTTCGGGGAACCGCCAAGATTTGGCTGATTGTCGCCGAACGTCTGTTGCAAAATCTACTGCTGCGGGCCGAACAAATTTCGGCTGCGATGGACGTGCGCGGCTTCACCAGTCCCAATCGCCATCGCGTCATTTGGCATGATGGACGGCTAAAATGGATTGATACGGTGGCGATCGCCCTGCTAATTGGCTTCTGGGTCATCCGTAGCCTCTGGGGTTGGGAAACCTAACCGCCACAGGCCCGCCAGAATATGTCAGAATGGACGATGCGCTATAAAAAGGCGCTATAAAAAAGCACTGTAAAGACGAATTGAGCTAGGAGCTGTTTCCGTGGAGTCTCGCTACACCCCCGCATCCATCGAAGCCAAATGGCAAACAATCTGGGACGAACAAGGACTCAGCGTCACCCCGGATGACCCGGATAAACCCAAGTTTTATGCACTCTCGATGTTTCCCTACCCTTCAGGGAATCTGCATATGGGTCATGTGCGCGTCTACACCATCGTCGATGTGATTGCGCGACAGAAGCGGATGCAGGGATATCGCGTCTTGAACCCTATGGGATGGGATGCGTTCGGACTTCCGGCGGAAAATGCGGCCATTCAGCGGGGAGTCCATCCCGCCAAATGGACGTACCAAAATATCGACCAGATGCGTCAACAGCTTCAGAGTCTGGGGATTTCCTTTGATTGGGACAAGGAAGTGACCACCTGTTCCCCCGACTACTACAAATGGACGCAATGGATTTTTCTGCAATTCCTCAACGCGGGACTGGCCTATCAGAAAGAGTCGGCGGTGAATTGGGACCCCGTTGACCAAACAGTTCTCGCCAACGAACAGGTGGATAATGAAGGTCGGTCTTGGCGTAGTGGCGCGAAGGTAGAGCGGAAACTGCTCAAACAGTGGTTTCTCAAGATTACCGACTATGCCGATGCACTGTTAGCCGATTTAGATAGTTTGTCCGGTTGGAGCGATCGCGTCAAGTTGATGCAGCAAAACTGGATTGGTAAATCCACCGGCGCCTATCTGGAATTTCCCATCCTGGATGACCAGAAACACCCCAGCGACGACAAAATTGGGGTATTCACCACCCGTCCCGACACCGCCTATGGCGTAACCTACGTGGTGTTGGCCCCAGAACATCCTCTCACTCTACAGGTGACGACCCCCGACCGTCGCCAAGCCGTCGAGGCCTTTATCGAAGAGGTTAGCCAACAAAGTGAAATCGACCGAACCGCCGAGGACAAACCCAAACGGGGGATTCCCACGGGAGGAACGGCTATTAACCCCTTCACCGGCGAAGAAATCCCGATTTTGATTGCGGATTACGTTCTCTATGAATATGGAACCGGTGCAGTGATGGGAGTTCCGGCCCATGATACAAGGGATTTCAAATTCGCAAAAGAGAACAATCTGCCAATTAAAGTCGTGATTGTCCCCGACGACGCTGATAACGCCGATATGGAGTTGAGCGAAGCCTACACCGACCCTGGGGTGATGGTCAACTCGGGACGATTTGATGGAAACGCCTCGGAGAAAGGAAAACAGGCCATCATTGACTACGCCGAAGAAGACGGATTCGGGAAAGCGCGGATTCAATATCGCCTGCGGGATTGGTTGATTTCCCGTCAACGCTACTGGGGTGCACCGATTCCCGTGGTTCACTGTCCCAATTGTGGCGCGGTTCCGGTTCCTGAAGACCAACTCCCGGTTCAACTTCCCGAAACTGTCGATTTTAGCGGGAAGGGACTTTCTCCTTTGGCGCAGTTAGAGGATTGGGTGAATGTTCCCTGTCCCACCTGTGGAACCCCAGCCAAGCGGGAAACGGACACGATGGATACGTTTATTGATTCCTCTTGGTATTTCTTGCGCTATCCCGACGCGCAAAATGAGACGGCGGCCTTTGATGTGGAGACGGTGAACGATTGGCTTCCCGTGGACCAATATGTGGGAGGGATTGAACATGCCATTCTCCACCTTCTCTATTCTCGCTTCTTTACTAAGTTTTTGCGCGATCGCCTCAACCTCAACGTTAACGAACCCTTCCAACGGTTGTTAACTCAAGGAATGGTTCAGGGATTGACCTACAAGAACCCCAAAACCGGCAAATATGTCCCCGCCGCGACTATCCCCGATTTAGACCATCCCACAGACCCGGAAACTGGGGAACCGTTGGAGGCCTTTTACGAGAAAATGTCCAAATCCAAGCTAAACGGGGTTGACCCCTTGCAAGTCTTGGAGAAATACGGCGCTGACACGGCGCGGATGTTTATCCTCTTCAAAGCGCCACCGGAGAAGGATTTAGAATGGGATGATGCGGATGTGGAGGGACAATATCGCTTCCTCAACCGCGTCTGGCGACTGGTGACGGAGTTTGCGGGCCAGACTATCCCCCGTCAACCTCTCGATACGGCCAATCTCTCCAAAGGGGAGAAGGATTTACGCCGGGCCATCCATACGGCGATTAAGGAAGTCAGCGAAGATTTGCGGGATGAGTATCAGTTTAATACGGCGGTTTCGGAGTTAATGAAACTCAGCAACGCCTTAAATGATGCTGACTGTCAAGACTCCCCGGTGTATCGGGAGGGAGTTGAGACGTTGGTGAAACTGATGGCCCCGTTTGCGCCGCATATTACGGAGGAATTGTGGCAGATGTTGGGATATTCCGACTCGGTTCACCAGCAAGGGTGGTGTGAGTTGGATGAGACAGCGTTGGTGTTGGATGAGATTACTCTGGTGATTCAGGTGAATGGAAAGGTTCGCGGGAATCTCCAGGTTCCGGCGGATGCGGATAAGGTGACGTTGGAACAGTTGGCGCGGGAATCGGAGGCGGCGCAGCGTTATATTGCGGATAAGGAGGTGAAGAAGGTGATTGTGGTTCCGAAGCGGTTGGTGAATTTTGTGGTTCCCAAGTGAGGGGGAGATGGCTGCATAGAATTAAAGGATAGGCTCGAATACCCGTCGGGTCTATTCTAAGATTGGGGGGACGTTAGTTTCGATGGTTCAGAAACGAACAATTGAGGATTTGCATCAGTCAGCATCATTATTCTGGCCTGAGTTTTTGGTTCAGCGACAACTTGAACAGAGTATTCTTCCGGTACTCATTGAAACCCAACAACAGTTTCTCTCGATTCTCGCCTTGGAATTGGACAATCCCTGGGATATCTTTACGGCTTTAGAAATTTCCAAACTCTCTGCCAATTTGTTTCTCAAGCACCTTCTTATTTTGGCAGACTTTGGGGGTGAAAAGCTACAACGATTAAATCAGGAGTTTGGTTTACTGTTCCCTGATGGGGAATTAGAGTATGTTTGGGACGGCCGACAATTCTCTTATTCGTTTGAAGTGTTACCTATATCGGGAAGCTTGTCTAACCAAAAACTAAAGGTTTCTAGTAAAAAGGTCCTCTCAAAGAAACAACCTTTATCTGAGGTTTATAAAGATATAATCGTTATTCTCCTATTTGCGGGGAATGCAATCAACCCGAAAACTTCGGGAATCTTCAAGACTTGGGGATGTCAAATTGGACAATTCATCGGTCGATATCATGAACTGTCGGAGTTTATACGCCAGCGTTATGTTTATGTCAGTCGTATAACCGCAGGCGCAAAAAGTAATGAGTTGGGACAACTTTTACAACGTCATATTTATCTGGATTTACAAACAAAATTAGGTCAACATAATATTGACGTCAAACTTAACTCGACAATTCCTGGGGTGAGCCATCAGCAAACCGGCAAAAGAGATACAAATTTTGATATTGTCGTGAGTAAAGCCGAAAAATATATCGCAATTGAAATTAGCTTTCAGGAAACCACAAACAGCACCATTGAGCGTAAAGCGGGTCAAGCTAAATCAAGATTTGAGAACATTGATGACTTGGGTCATAAAATCGTTTATATCATTGATGGGGTTGGAAATTTTAAACGCCAGGCTGCGCTGACTACGATTGATGGGTATAGCCACCTACTTTTAGCATTTTCGAACTCAGAACTTAATAGATTACACCACTTTATTCTAAACTTTTTAGAAAATGAAAACTGTTAAATTCATAGATTTATTTGCAGGAATTGGGGGATTGCGCCTCGGCTTTGAACAGGCGCTTCAGTCGTTGGGACTTATCCCCGATTGTCTCCTCAGCAGTGAAATTGATAAGGAGGCGAGACAGGTGTATGAGGCCAACTTTTCCGAAACCCCGAAAGGTGATATCAAAACCATTCCCTCTCTTCCCCCTCATGATGTCTTGCTGGCGGGATTTCCCTGTCAAAGTTTCTCGTATGCTGGCAAAAAAGCAGGATTTGGAGATACAAGGGGAACCTTATTTTTTGAAATCTTACGCCTTATTGATACTCAAAAACCCAAGGCTTTTATTTTTGAGAATGTTCGGGGTTTGGTCACTCATGACCAAGGCAAAACTCTTAACACAATTCGCTTAAAAATGCAAGAGCGGGGTTATAGTTTTGACCTATTTTTACTGAATAGTTCTAACTATGGTGTCCCTCAAAATCGTGTTCGCGCCTATATGATGGGTGTTTTCAATAAAACTCCTCATTTTAATTTAGTTTCCGATTTGGGGGCTAAAGATTCTCATTCCTATGAGTCGGGTCAATTGTCTTTATTTTCTGCACCGAAACAGTCTTGTAAGGTCAGAGATATTTTGCAGGATAATCCTCCCCAGCATTATGATTGTTCGAGGGACTTTACGACGGCGTTAAAAACGTTTCTTCAGGGAGATTTAGAAAAATTACATGGTGTGCGACTGATTGACTATCGCGGCGGAAACTCGATTCACTCTTGGGAGTTGGGGTTGCGGGGGGATTGCACAAGTGAGGAAATTGAGCTGATGAATCGCTTTATTACGAAACGACGTAATAAGGTGTTTGGTCAGCATCAAGATGGAAAGTTACTTACAGAAGCTCAAATTTCGAGTTTTTATCCAAACCCCAACCTAAAGAAATTATTGACATCTTTGGTTAACAAGAACTATCTGCAAATCATTGACAATAAATATAAGCCAGTGGCGGGAAATTTCTCGTTTGAAGTCTATAAGTTTATTGACCCCGATAAAATATCGGTGACGTTGGTGGCGAGTGATGCGAATCGATTGGGGGTTTATCATCGGGGACGTGTTCGTCGAATTACTCCCCGTGAGGCGGCTCGTTTGCAAGGATTCCCGGATTCGTTTCAACTTCACCCCAATGAGACGAAGGCCTATCGTCAGTTGGGAAATTCGGTGACGATTCCGGTGGTTAAGGCGATCGCCCACGAGTTATTACAGGGTGCATCTCAGTTACGAGATAAGTATATTTACTCAGAATAAATGGATTGACTTGGCGTGATTAAGCCGCGATCGCCCCCCAGCCCCCCCATCCGCCACAAATCTTAAGTATTGTTGCTTAACCGATCGCCGCTTTCCCCTAAAATTAAATCAGTCCCTTTATAAAAAATAAGCAGACGTTATGTCAGCCCCCACACCGAACGGACAAGCGCTTCTGTCCGATCGCGAACTAGAAGTCATCGAACTCGTCGCCACCGGCCTAACCAACCAAGAAGTCGCCGATCGCCTCGAACTCAGCAAACGGACCATCGATAACCATATCAGTAACATTCTCAGTAAGACCAAGACCGAAAACCGGGTCGCTCTGGTAAGATGGGCGTTGCGCTGGGGCAAAGTTTGTCTCGATGATGTCAACTGTTGTACCCTACCCTACCGTAGCCCCCATCCCTCAGCCTCAGAGATGCTGGCGGACTAAGGATAATTTACCCCTCTCATAGCTAACTCGTACTGATAACCTGACGATGCGACAATGTTGGACCATTCCCACCCTTCCCTTAGCCGTTTATCGGGAAGTGGTGGCCCATTTGCGTCAAGTCGAGGGAGTCGCCGCCGGCCTACTCCCCCAAACCGCCCCTCACTTTGACCCCAAACTCAGTCAAGTAGGCGGCCTCTGGCTGGAAATTCCCGACAACGCACCCGCCGACCATCAAAACCGCCTCAATACCATCCTCCAGTATTATGGCGATCGCGCCCAACAGTCCTGGGAATCCCTAGAGGCTGAAGCTTAACCGAACGCTATCCCCCCAGATTTGACCGTAACTCAACCGTTTCTCAACTCATGACGACGCTGCAAGCCCTGCGGGGAACTCGGGACATTTTGCCCGACGAAATCGCCTATTGGCAACTCGTAGAAACCACCGCCCGCGATATCTTAACCCGCGCCAGTTACCGGGAAATTCGCACCCCCATTTTTGAACAAACCGAACTGTTCCAACGGGGAATTGGCGAAGCCACCGATGTCGTAGGGAAGGAAATGTATACCTTCAGCGATCGCGGCGATCGCTCGATCACCCTACGCCCCGAAGGAACCGCCGGCGTCGTTCGCGCTTACATCGAACATAATCTCTTCGCAGCCGGTGGGGTACAACGCCTCTGGTACACCGGCCCCATGTTCCGCTACGAACGCCCCCAAGCCGGGAGACAGCGGCAGTTTCATCAAATTGGCTTAGAACTTCTCGGGACTGACGCACCCCGGGCCGACGCCGAAGTCATCGCCCTGGCTACCGATATCCTCAAAGCCTTGGGCCTGAAAAACCTGCATCTAGCCCTAAACTCCGTCGGCCAGGGAGACGATCGCGATCGCTACCGTCAAGCCCTCATCGACTACTTCAGCCCCTACCAAGACGAGATTGACGCCGACTCACGCGATCGCCTCAGCCGCAATCCCCTACGCATCCTCGACAGCAAAGACGAACGCACCCAGGCGATCGCCCAAAATGCCCCCAGCATCCTCGACTACCTCAGCGATGACTCAAAACGTCATTTTGACCGAGTTTGCGCCCTCCTAGAGCAACTGAGCATCCCCTATGACCTCAATCCACGACTGGTACGGGGCTTAGACTACTACACCCACACCGCCTTTGAAATCCAATCCGACGACCTCGGGGCCCAGGCCACCGTTTGCGGTGGCGGACGCTACGACGGTCTCGTCGAACAACTCGGCGGAAAAGCGACCCCAGCCGTCGGTTGGGCCATTGGGTTAGAACGGCTGATTCTCCTGCTACAACAACTTCAAGACAGCCCCAGCGATAATCCTGACTATTATGTGGTCTCCCGAGGGGAACAAGCCGAAGCCCAAGCCCTCTGTCTAACCCAACAATTGCGTCAAGCGAACCTAGCCGTGGAACTCGACTTAAGTGGAAGTGCTTTTGGCAAACAGTTCAAACGGGCCTCTCGCAGTGGGGCAAAGGCTTGTTTAGTCTTAGGAGATGCCGAAGCCGCCGAGGGAACCATTAACCTGAAATGGCTAGAGAGTGGGGAACAAGAAAGCCTGAAGCAGTCAGAGTTATTAGAAGTCCTTAAAACCCGAAACATGTAGGGGCGTACCCTTCTGGTCGCCCTCTTCTTCAGGGAATAGGCAATAGGGAGAACTCACGCTTACCCCTCTCTTCTTCCTCTGTGTCCTCTGTGACTCTGTGGTTCCTCTCCTCTAAAAACAGAAGTAACGCCAAACCCGAGGGCCCGGGGTTGGTGT contains these protein-coding regions:
- a CDS encoding ABC transporter ATP-binding protein/permease translates to MKTAINIQNLSKTYVINKQKQKVLDNVNLDILPGEFILLRGDNGSGKTTLVNLICGLQVPDEGSIEIFGKSPKDPKAHLKLGTMLQRAKPVEGLTVKETIRLFQSYYPQPFELNETIERSRLTGKQNDYATSLAGGQAQSLYFALAIVGNPDILILDEPTNNLSVEARANFWTQVREFDRQGKTILAISHSEQDCDEIADLVTREVRLSNENGEVEIQEFPRYQALLNYCTELEEVAKSNSESGSEVEPSSTAESDPGNFSFKAFWGQLYVELLQSFRKVDTIVIGLGLAIFAGVSIEQNTPDHFKSLVAASLAGLVIFVCVSQFGVKIASERDRGWLKLLRITPLSFTTYLAAKVGNFLVFASLMTGFAFVSGWGASQFSETSSFIWEPWMVYLSFILVLGVVPFAIFSFSLGYLFKTESLSWAILAFLAMMAVSFGFNVSQLVPESFQPWVGDVVLFLPTYHYGQLVAWMGEIELKNELENIFRFDGYHWIHILWLLWWTVVAGMFARWVYRREQLSG
- a CDS encoding energy-coupling factor transporter transmembrane protein EcfT; the protein is MDLLRSLPLGLYLEKPITWLHRLDARVKLAWLMSFLLTPVLAHEVWRLGLVVLLILLTLAARIPLRVWRQQMGWLLFICMTILVVGSITPDGLPNTHQPRLPQDELNFPQQEITPPPEDSRNPWYNPFGWGTGETETDTSAAEEDEELPQPTDYRYILLEQPPLRVTRQSLSLAIRISTLLFTLIYSTNLYLLTTAPEAITDGLEDLMQPLRRFGVPVTEIALTLTLSLRFLPLVLEEIQNLGRSVQTRAINWKKLGFRGTAKIWLIVAERLLQNLLLRAEQISAAMDVRGFTSPNRHRVIWHDGRLKWIDTVAIALLIGFWVIRSLWGWET
- the leuS gene encoding leucine--tRNA ligase — translated: MESRYTPASIEAKWQTIWDEQGLSVTPDDPDKPKFYALSMFPYPSGNLHMGHVRVYTIVDVIARQKRMQGYRVLNPMGWDAFGLPAENAAIQRGVHPAKWTYQNIDQMRQQLQSLGISFDWDKEVTTCSPDYYKWTQWIFLQFLNAGLAYQKESAVNWDPVDQTVLANEQVDNEGRSWRSGAKVERKLLKQWFLKITDYADALLADLDSLSGWSDRVKLMQQNWIGKSTGAYLEFPILDDQKHPSDDKIGVFTTRPDTAYGVTYVVLAPEHPLTLQVTTPDRRQAVEAFIEEVSQQSEIDRTAEDKPKRGIPTGGTAINPFTGEEIPILIADYVLYEYGTGAVMGVPAHDTRDFKFAKENNLPIKVVIVPDDADNADMELSEAYTDPGVMVNSGRFDGNASEKGKQAIIDYAEEDGFGKARIQYRLRDWLISRQRYWGAPIPVVHCPNCGAVPVPEDQLPVQLPETVDFSGKGLSPLAQLEDWVNVPCPTCGTPAKRETDTMDTFIDSSWYFLRYPDAQNETAAFDVETVNDWLPVDQYVGGIEHAILHLLYSRFFTKFLRDRLNLNVNEPFQRLLTQGMVQGLTYKNPKTGKYVPAATIPDLDHPTDPETGEPLEAFYEKMSKSKLNGVDPLQVLEKYGADTARMFILFKAPPEKDLEWDDADVEGQYRFLNRVWRLVTEFAGQTIPRQPLDTANLSKGEKDLRRAIHTAIKEVSEDLRDEYQFNTAVSELMKLSNALNDADCQDSPVYREGVETLVKLMAPFAPHITEELWQMLGYSDSVHQQGWCELDETALVLDEITLVIQVNGKVRGNLQVPADADKVTLEQLARESEAAQRYIADKEVKKVIVVPKRLVNFVVPK
- a CDS encoding restriction endonuclease; amino-acid sequence: MVQKRTIEDLHQSASLFWPEFLVQRQLEQSILPVLIETQQQFLSILALELDNPWDIFTALEISKLSANLFLKHLLILADFGGEKLQRLNQEFGLLFPDGELEYVWDGRQFSYSFEVLPISGSLSNQKLKVSSKKVLSKKQPLSEVYKDIIVILLFAGNAINPKTSGIFKTWGCQIGQFIGRYHELSEFIRQRYVYVSRITAGAKSNELGQLLQRHIYLDLQTKLGQHNIDVKLNSTIPGVSHQQTGKRDTNFDIVVSKAEKYIAIEISFQETTNSTIERKAGQAKSRFENIDDLGHKIVYIIDGVGNFKRQAALTTIDGYSHLLLAFSNSELNRLHHFILNFLENENC
- the dcm gene encoding DNA (cytosine-5-)-methyltransferase, giving the protein MKTVKFIDLFAGIGGLRLGFEQALQSLGLIPDCLLSSEIDKEARQVYEANFSETPKGDIKTIPSLPPHDVLLAGFPCQSFSYAGKKAGFGDTRGTLFFEILRLIDTQKPKAFIFENVRGLVTHDQGKTLNTIRLKMQERGYSFDLFLLNSSNYGVPQNRVRAYMMGVFNKTPHFNLVSDLGAKDSHSYESGQLSLFSAPKQSCKVRDILQDNPPQHYDCSRDFTTALKTFLQGDLEKLHGVRLIDYRGGNSIHSWELGLRGDCTSEEIELMNRFITKRRNKVFGQHQDGKLLTEAQISSFYPNPNLKKLLTSLVNKNYLQIIDNKYKPVAGNFSFEVYKFIDPDKISVTLVASDANRLGVYHRGRVRRITPREAARLQGFPDSFQLHPNETKAYRQLGNSVTIPVVKAIAHELLQGASQLRDKYIYSE
- a CDS encoding helix-turn-helix transcriptional regulator, which gives rise to MSAPTPNGQALLSDRELEVIELVATGLTNQEVADRLELSKRTIDNHISNILSKTKTENRVALVRWALRWGKVCLDDVNCCTLPYRSPHPSASEMLAD
- the hisS gene encoding histidine--tRNA ligase, with the translated sequence MTTLQALRGTRDILPDEIAYWQLVETTARDILTRASYREIRTPIFEQTELFQRGIGEATDVVGKEMYTFSDRGDRSITLRPEGTAGVVRAYIEHNLFAAGGVQRLWYTGPMFRYERPQAGRQRQFHQIGLELLGTDAPRADAEVIALATDILKALGLKNLHLALNSVGQGDDRDRYRQALIDYFSPYQDEIDADSRDRLSRNPLRILDSKDERTQAIAQNAPSILDYLSDDSKRHFDRVCALLEQLSIPYDLNPRLVRGLDYYTHTAFEIQSDDLGAQATVCGGGRYDGLVEQLGGKATPAVGWAIGLERLILLLQQLQDSPSDNPDYYVVSRGEQAEAQALCLTQQLRQANLAVELDLSGSAFGKQFKRASRSGAKACLVLGDAEAAEGTINLKWLESGEQESLKQSELLEVLKTRNM